A single genomic interval of Sphingobacteriales bacterium harbors:
- a CDS encoding DNA polymerase IV — protein sequence MDTKPFILHLDLDSFFVSVERLLNPNLVGLPVAIGGTSRRGVVASCSYEARQYGVRSAMPMYKAMQICKPLVVVKSTPGVYSLYSKKVTDIIAQTIPNFQKASIDEFYADLTGFERYFGAYKIATALRQRIIAETNLPISFGLAANKVVAKIATGRAKPNGQLFVPHGHERSFLAPLPISKIPMLGPKTAILLQQHHFFTIDNLQQSTEQQLQHILGLQHGSLIWNRANGLGSTRLAADDEDSEDGTNSYVAKSISNERTFMENIANEQQLRVYLIRMVEKLAFKLRRMEKLAGCIALKFRHPDFTTYGRQISIKPTDADSNLIKNTLALFGKTYQPNMPLRLIGVRFSSLQSRQQQLTIFEADQHLKHQYLYTALDKIRQKHGLGSIGLAICKD from the coding sequence ATGGATACCAAGCCTTTTATTTTACACCTCGATTTAGACTCGTTTTTTGTATCGGTAGAGCGGCTGCTAAACCCTAATTTAGTTGGCTTGCCCGTTGCCATTGGCGGAACAAGCAGGCGGGGCGTAGTGGCATCGTGCAGCTACGAGGCGCGGCAATACGGGGTTAGGTCGGCAATGCCCATGTACAAAGCTATGCAAATTTGTAAGCCGTTAGTGGTTGTAAAATCAACTCCGGGGGTTTACAGCCTTTATTCAAAAAAAGTAACCGATATTATAGCTCAAACAATACCTAATTTTCAAAAAGCTTCTATAGATGAATTTTATGCCGACTTAACCGGATTTGAACGCTATTTTGGGGCTTATAAAATTGCCACCGCCCTGCGGCAGCGCATTATAGCCGAAACAAACTTGCCTATATCTTTTGGCTTAGCCGCCAATAAAGTAGTGGCAAAAATAGCTACCGGGCGGGCCAAACCCAATGGCCAATTGTTTGTACCCCATGGCCATGAGCGCAGTTTTTTAGCTCCGCTGCCTATTAGTAAAATACCTATGCTGGGGCCTAAAACAGCCATTTTGCTGCAGCAGCACCATTTTTTTACTATTGATAATTTACAACAAAGCACCGAACAACAATTACAGCACATTTTGGGCTTACAACACGGAAGTTTAATTTGGAACAGGGCCAACGGCTTGGGCAGCACACGCCTTGCCGCCGACGACGAAGACAGCGAAGATGGCACTAACAGCTATGTTGCCAAATCTATATCGAACGAGCGAACGTTTATGGAAAATATTGCCAACGAACAACAACTTAGAGTTTATTTAATCCGGATGGTTGAAAAATTGGCTTTTAAACTTCGCCGGATGGAAAAACTAGCCGGCTGTATCGCCTTAAAATTCCGGCATCCGGATTTTACCACCTATGGCCGCCAAATAAGTATCAAACCAACCGATGCCGACTCAAACCTTATAAAAAACACTTTAGCTTTGTTCGGCAAAACTTATCAGCCTAATATGCCATTGCGCTTAATAGGTGTTCGGTTTAGCTCATTACAAAGCCGGCAGCAACAACTTACCATTTTTGAGGCCGACCAACACCTAAAACACCAATATTTATATACCGCCTTAGATAAAATACGGCAAAAACACGGCTTAGGTAGTATTGGGTTGGCTATATGTAAAGACTAA
- a CDS encoding thiol-disulfide oxidoreductase DCC family protein: MQTSPQYPAPFIILFDGVCNLCTTSVQQVIKHDPKEKFKFAALQSKFGQQFLAQHQLPTQAFNTFLLIEQNQLYTRSTAALRVARHLSGLWPLLYIFILVPPFIRNAVYNFIAKNRHKWFGQKNQCWMPTPKLQERFLPN, encoded by the coding sequence ATGCAAACAAGCCCGCAGTATCCTGCACCTTTTATTATTTTGTTCGATGGGGTTTGTAATCTTTGTACTACCTCGGTTCAACAAGTTATTAAACACGACCCAAAGGAAAAATTTAAGTTTGCCGCACTACAATCAAAATTTGGGCAGCAATTTTTAGCGCAGCATCAATTGCCAACCCAAGCCTTTAACACATTTCTACTAATTGAACAAAACCAGCTCTATACCCGCTCAACGGCTGCTTTGCGCGTAGCACGGCATTTAAGCGGCTTATGGCCTTTATTATATATATTTATTTTAGTTCCGCCGTTTATACGCAATGCCGTTTATAATTTTATTGCCAAGAACAGACATAAATGGTTTGGCCAAAAAAATCAATGCTGGATGCCCACCCCAAAACTACAAGAACGTTTTTTGCCCAACTAA
- a CDS encoding glycosyltransferase family 2 protein has translation MIVSGFTFVRNAVLYDYPVVESITSMLPLCDEVVVCLGNSTDTTEALVRSIDSPKIKIINSVWDESLRKGGRVLAIETNKALQAIRPDADWALYLQADEVLHEQFLPHLTNSMQTHLNNKKVEGLLFDYLHFYGSYHYIGTSRRWYRHEVRVVRNLKGVSSWGDAQGFRINGKKLQVKPANASIYHYGWVKHPQQQQLKQQTFNKLWHSDEWVQQHVANTPNYNYHQIDSLAKFTQTHPLAMQKRVAAQNWQFNFDTTQQRLSIKNKILLWIENKTGWRPFEYKNYTLV, from the coding sequence ATGATTGTTAGTGGATTTACCTTTGTACGCAATGCCGTTTTATACGACTACCCCGTTGTAGAAAGCATTACCTCTATGCTGCCACTATGCGACGAAGTAGTGGTTTGCTTAGGCAACAGTACCGATACTACCGAAGCATTGGTGCGCAGTATCGACTCGCCAAAAATTAAAATCATCAACTCTGTTTGGGATGAAAGCCTGCGCAAAGGAGGGCGCGTATTGGCCATCGAAACAAATAAAGCCCTGCAAGCCATACGCCCCGATGCCGACTGGGCTTTGTACCTGCAAGCCGACGAAGTGCTGCACGAGCAATTTTTACCCCACCTAACCAACTCTATGCAAACACACCTCAACAACAAAAAAGTAGAAGGTTTGCTGTTTGACTATTTACATTTTTACGGCAGCTACCATTACATAGGCACATCGCGACGATGGTATAGGCACGAGGTGCGTGTAGTGCGCAACTTAAAGGGCGTTAGTTCGTGGGGCGATGCGCAGGGTTTCCGGATAAATGGCAAAAAATTGCAAGTAAAGCCCGCAAATGCAAGCATTTACCACTACGGATGGGTTAAACACCCGCAGCAACAGCAATTAAAACAACAAACTTTTAACAAATTGTGGCATTCAGACGAGTGGGTACAACAACACGTAGCCAACACCCCTAATTACAACTATCACCAAATTGACAGTTTGGCAAAATTTACCCAAACACACCCCTTGGCGATGCAAAAAAGAGTAGCAGCACAAAATTGGCAGTTTAATTTTGATACCACCCAACAACGCCTTTCCATAAAAAACAAAATACTGCTTTGGATAGAAAATAAAACCGGATGGCGCCCCTTCGAATACAAAAACTACACCTTAGTTTAA